One Rutidosis leptorrhynchoides isolate AG116_Rl617_1_P2 unplaced genomic scaffold, CSIRO_AGI_Rlap_v1 contig520, whole genome shotgun sequence DNA segment encodes these proteins:
- the LOC139884213 gene encoding putative E3 ubiquitin-protein ligase RF298: MASVVAKGNSTATCQLSSLMSVQEKGSRNKRKFRADPPFTELNTFISSNQAEFEINPSHGHSSACDLCGVNPDRSSDGLKLDLGLSSAIALSEVGPSPTTEELEVEVFKKGHWGEYTEDELERFVLQDLDVSFRSAIRKIVACGYPEEVASKAVLRPGVCYGNKDTISNIVNNTLAFLCSGQDINTSTEHCFENLQQLEKYLFAEQVCVLREVKPFFSTGDAMWNLLITDMNLPHAFTVDGDPLSSFNGDESGSSSVSTQSQSKTEDKSSELLSPSPHSSLSSIPFPPSSQPVALPVAGVPNVTKSKKSFILAEKDVCSFTSDTLHKTFSVAGTSQSPVFEEKFVGTRKVHGMTKREILRQKSLLEKNYRTYGSKGSSRAAKSSGLGSFFLDKKLKPVSDSTALKHASVRLSKAMGVEVSHENRSRNLSNNPGSSCIALKLGSTNTVSVLPTKPSIIPPMNAPSALPIPDTELSLSLPTKSNSAKFPSDCNAEASNCSSARTPSDKFLVQWVPRDSKDETILKLVPRVRELQNQLQEWTEWANQRVMQAARRLGKDKAEHKALRQEKEEVERLKKEKQSLEESTVKKLSDMEFAVRKANSQVDQANHAVRNLEVENAALRQDMEAAKFRAGVSAANFQEVLKREKKTLMKVQSWEKQKTMFQEELAAERARVAKLLPELEQAKVRQEQTEARWQQDEKTKQDLLEQANSIRKERENFEESVNSKAEMIKSKAEINLQLYKDDIQKLEKEISEMRLKKDSSKIAALRRGIDGSYVCKLSSDSNKSSSITQIDFPEMLADLKDFSGSGGVKRERECVMCLSEERCVVFVPCAHQVVCTACNEQHEKQGMKDCPSCRTPIQRRINVRFAKAKAKA, translated from the exons ATGGCAAGTGTGGTTGCGAAAGGAAATAGTACTGCCACATGTCAATTGTCCTCTTTGATGTCGGTACAAGAAAAGGGAAGTAGGAACAAGAGGAAGTTCCGGGCTGATCCACCTTTCACCGAACTGAATACTTTCATCTCTTCAAATCAAGCCGAGTTTGAAATCAACCCGAGCCACGGTCACTCTAGTGCCTGTGATCTGTGCGGTGTTAATCCTGACCGTTCTTCTGATGGCTTGAAGCTTGACCTTGGATTGTCTAGTGCGATAGCTTTATCCGAGGTCGGGCCAAGTCCAACGACAGAAGAACTAGAAGTAGAGGTATTTAAGAAGGGTCATTGGGGTGAATATACAGAAGACGAGCTTGAAAGGTTTGTTTTACAGGATTTGGATGTAAGTTTCCGGAGTGCAATAAGAAAAATTGTTGCTTGTGGTTACCCGGAAGAAGTTGCCTCAAAAGCTGTTTTGAGGCCCGGCGTTTGCTATGGTAATAAAGATACTATCTCAAATATAGTGAATAATACTTTAGCATTTCTTTGTAGTGGTCAGGATATTAATACTTCAACCGAACATTGTTTTGAGAATCTACAACAGCTCGAGAAGTATTTATTTGCCGAACAAGTCTGTGTCCTTCGAGAGGTAAAGCCATTCTTTAGTACTGGAGATGCAATGTGGAATTTATTGATCACAGACATGAATTTACCTCATGCCTTTACTGTGGATGGGGATCCATTGAGCAGCTTCAATGGGGATGAATCTGGAAGCTCTTCTGTCTCCACACAATCGCAGTCTAAGACAGAAGACAAAAGTTCCGAGTTGCTTTCTCCCAGTCCTCATAGTTCACTTTCCTCAATTCCTTTTCCTCCTAGTTCTCAACCTGTTGCACTCCCTGTGGCTGGAGTGCCAAATGTGACAAAATCAAAAAAATCTTTCATTCTTGCAGAGAAGGATGTCTGTAGTTTTACTTCAGATACTTTGCATAAAACATTTAGCGTTGCTGGGACTTCTCAATCTCCAGTGTTTGAAGAAAAGTTTGTAGGAACTAGGAAAGTGCATGGTATGACCAAAAGAGAAATATTACGACAAAAGTCTTTGTTGGAGAAAAACTATAGGACATATGGATCGAAAGGCTCCTCGAGAGCCGCTAAATCGAGTGGATTGGGTAGTTTTTTCTTGGACAAGAAACTTAAACCTGTCTCAGACTCTACCGCTCTAAAGCATGCTTCTGTGAGATTGAGTAAAGCCATGGGAGTTGAAGTTTCTCACGAGAATAGAAGCCGTAATCTCTCAAATAATCCTGGATCTTCTTGTATTGCTTTAAAGTTGGGGAGCACAAACACTGTTTCTGTGCTGCCTACTAAACCATCAATAATACCTCCAATGAATGCTCCGTCGGCTTTACCCATACCCGATACTGAGCTTTCTCTTTCACTACCTACCAAAAGCAACTCTGCTAAATTTCCCTCTGACTGTAATGCTGAGGCATCTAATTGTAGTTCTGCTCGGACTCCGTCTGATAAATTCTTGGTTCAGTGGGTTCCACGAGACAGTAAAGATGAGACAATCCTGAAGTTGGTCCCCAGGGTACGAGAACTGCAAAATCAGCTCCAAGAATGGACAGAATGGGCCAATCAGAGGGTGATGCAGGCTGCTCGTAGGCTAGGTAAAGATAAAGCTGAACATAAAGCTTTGAGGCAAGAGAAAGAAGAAGTCGAACGACTCAAAAAAGAGAAACAGTCTCTGGAGGAAAGTACCGTTAAGAAGCTTTCCGATATGGAGTTTGCTGTGCGTAAGGCCAATAGCCAGGTGGATCAAGCAAATCATGCAGTTCGTAACCTTGAAGTGGAGAATGCAGCTCTTAGGCAAGATATGGAGGCTGCTAAATTTCGTGCAGGAGTCTCAGCTGCAAATTTTCAAGAGGTTTTGAAACGAGAGAAGAAGACTCTTATGAAAGTCCAGTCATGGGAGAAGCAGAAAACTATGTTCCAGGAAGAGCTTGCTGCTGAAAGAGCTCGGGTGGCAAAGCTATTACCGGAACTAGAGCAGGCGAAGGTTAGACAGGAACAAACTGAG GCTAGATGGCAACAAGACGAGAAGACCAAGCAAGACCTTCTAGAGCAGGCCAATTCAATAAGGAAGGAAAGAGAAAATTTCGAGGAATCGGTGAATTCTAAGGCGGAAATGATCAAATCGAAAGCCGAAATCAATCTGCAGCTATACAAAGACGATATCCAGAAGCTCGAGAAAGAGATCTCTGAAATGAGACTGAAGAAAGATTCGTCGAAAATCGCTGCCCTCCGGCGGGGCATCGATGGAAGCTATGTGTGCAAACTATCATCAGATAGTAACAAAAGCAGCAGCATCACCCAGATTGACTTTCCTGAAATGTTGGCGGATTTGAAGGACTTCTCGGGAAGTGGAGGCGTGAAACGTGAACGAGAATGCGTGATGTGCTTGTCAGAAGAAAGGTGTGTGGTATTCGTCCCGTGTGCTCATCAGGTGGTTTGTACAGCATGCAATGAACAGCATGAGAAGCAAGGGATGAAAGATTGTCCATCTTGTAGGACTCCCATCCAGCGTCGTATTAACGTACGCTTTGCTAAGGCCAAGGCTAAGGCTTAA
- the LOC139884214 gene encoding uncharacterized protein has protein sequence MLIGCDELAPRALVKRKACVDASCTAILDTVLDFSKDDLKGIQFPYTNLLVISMMIANTLVRKVLVDDGSSIDVQYHHAFQAAGHIDAHLPQSLRSIYAFNRIEILVRGQIWLPVTLGSGTCKALQMINWLVIEGPTEYNAIFGRKGISTFSVVASFLYQAINFPTLGGISIVRGAQTEARKCCMATFELKEHGELAELLRAEPVEELVQVQVHPTDPEKFTMIGSELKEDIRTEIVKFMRTNAVVFTWIAEDMLNIDPSVIVHRLNINPTAKAVKQKKRAYALGRQTAIAYEVEKLMKAKFIEEIKYPEWLSNPVIVKKNNGKWRICIDFRDLNATCLKDRYSLPRIDILIDATTGHELLSFMDAFSGYNQIIMLLSDVPKVSFITGRGLYCYVVIPFGLKNVKATWQRLVNKIFKPLIGHNMEVYIDGMLVKSV, from the exons ATGCTCATTGGATGCGATGAGCTGGCCCCAAGAGCGCTAGTCAAAAGAAAGGCCTGTGTCGATGCTAGCTGTACAGCTATACTCGACACAGTCCTAGATTTTTCGAAGGACGACCTGAAGGGTATCCAATTCCCATATACTAACCTGCTAGTTATCTCTATGATGATAGCCAACACGCTGGTCAGGAAAGTCTTGGTAGACGATGGTAGCTCCATTGACGTCCAATACCATCATGCGTTCCAAGCTGCGGGCCATATAGACGCCCATCTACCACAGTCACTGAGGTCGATCTATGCCTTCAACAGAATTGAAATTCTGGTTAGAGGCCAGATCTGGCTCCCCGTGACCCTTGGAAGCGGAACTTGCAAAGCCCTACAGATGATCAATTGGTTGGTCATAGAAGGCCCTACAGAATATAATGCAATTTTTGGCAGAAAAGGGATATCAACTTTCTCCGTTGTGGCGTCTTTCCTCTACCAGGCCATAAATTTTCCTACTCTTGGTGGTATTAGTATTGTTCGTGGCGCCCAGACCGAGGCTAGGAAATGTTGCATGGCCACTTTTGAGTTGAAAGAGCACGGAGAGTTGGCGGAGCTGTTGAG AGCCGAGCCAGTTGAAGAGCTGGTGCAGGTCCAGGTTCATCCAACCGACCCTGAAAAGTTCACCATGATTGGCTCTGAACTCAAAGAGGATATTCGTACAGAAATAGTGAAATTCATGCGCACCAATGCCGTTGTCTTCACATGGATAGCCGAAGACATGCTCAACATCGACCCCTCCGTAATCGTACACCGGCTCAACATCAATCCTACGGCAAAGGCTGTTAAGCAAAAGAAGAGAGCATACGCCTTGGGAAGGCAGACAGCTATCGCCTACGAGGTAGAAAAACTCATGAAAGCGAAGTTCATTGAGGAAATCAAATACCCTGAATGGCTCTCAAATCCTGTTATAGTCAAGAAAAACAACGGGAAATGGCGGATATGCATCGACTTCCGTGACCTCAATGCAACATGCCTTAAAGATCGCTATTCGCTGCCTCGGATAGACATCTTGATAGATGCGACTACAGGTCATGAGCTTCTAAGCTTCATGGATGCCTTTTCAGGCTATAACCAGATCATTATGTTGCTATCCGATGTGCCAAAGGTCTCCTTCATCACAGGTCGAGGCTTGTACTGCTATGTAGTCATACCTTTCGGCCTCAAGAATGTCAAGGCCACTTGGCAAAGGTTAGTGAATAAAATCTTCAAACCTCTGATCGGCCATAATATGGAAGTCTACATTGATGGCATGCTTGTCAAGAGCGTTTGA